The Xanthobacter flavus genome includes a window with the following:
- a CDS encoding porin: MKMVKSLLLGSAAGLVAVAGAQAADLPVKAKPVEYVKVCSAYGAGYFYIPGTDTCIKIGGYARFDTYVNAVGTFNPSISSTTGTAFNGPGVGVFAYPFVDGDDPDYLTRARGVFDMDARTQTDYGTLRSYVRFGAEWNSSGGAGTGPANGLYFERAFIQFSGFTFGYTQSFFDPGVGYMLTTPYAGSNMWTTMLAYTAQFGNGFSATLSLEDAANRTTGSQMTGSTAQPVFNINTGATGLTYTNYQGGQQAPDIVANLRYDGAWGTAQLSGALHQVVTTLPLYAGFFPGMGTTDQWGWAIGGHVEFKLPMLAAGDSLFIQAGYEKGAVSYIGLSGTSQGRANSVGSIDLTQVGGSLFASGAFYTVADAVADLFGQPALTTGWAIQGQFRHYWTPGLRSAIYAGYLSYEVPRNIVAAQDFNMWQVGFNTIWSPVKNLDIGAEVLYTKVDGSVPLNNYASVTPTGGLQGSLVGGSTDIVSGGIRVQRNF; the protein is encoded by the coding sequence ATGAAGATGGTGAAGAGCCTTCTCCTCGGCAGCGCGGCGGGTCTCGTCGCGGTCGCTGGAGCCCAGGCCGCCGACCTGCCTGTCAAGGCAAAGCCGGTTGAATACGTGAAGGTCTGCTCTGCCTACGGCGCGGGCTACTTCTACATCCCCGGCACCGACACCTGCATCAAGATCGGCGGCTATGCCCGCTTCGATACTTATGTGAACGCGGTCGGCACCTTCAACCCGTCCATTTCGTCGACCACCGGCACCGCCTTCAACGGCCCCGGCGTCGGCGTGTTCGCCTATCCCTTCGTGGACGGCGACGATCCGGACTACCTGACCCGCGCTCGCGGCGTGTTCGACATGGACGCCCGCACCCAGACCGACTATGGCACGCTCCGCTCCTACGTGCGCTTCGGCGCCGAGTGGAACTCTTCTGGCGGCGCCGGCACGGGCCCTGCGAACGGCCTCTACTTCGAGCGCGCGTTCATCCAGTTCTCGGGCTTCACCTTCGGTTACACCCAGTCGTTCTTCGATCCGGGCGTCGGCTACATGCTGACCACCCCGTATGCGGGTTCGAACATGTGGACCACCATGCTGGCCTATACGGCGCAGTTCGGTAACGGCTTCTCGGCGACCCTGTCGCTCGAAGACGCGGCCAACCGCACCACCGGCTCGCAGATGACCGGCTCCACCGCGCAGCCCGTCTTCAACATCAACACCGGCGCCACCGGCCTGACCTACACCAACTACCAGGGCGGTCAGCAGGCTCCCGACATCGTCGCCAACCTGCGCTATGACGGCGCCTGGGGTACGGCTCAGCTGTCTGGTGCCCTGCATCAGGTCGTGACCACCCTGCCGCTCTATGCCGGCTTCTTCCCGGGCATGGGCACCACCGACCAGTGGGGTTGGGCCATCGGCGGTCACGTCGAGTTCAAGCTCCCGATGCTCGCCGCCGGCGACAGCCTGTTCATCCAGGCCGGCTACGAGAAGGGCGCCGTGTCCTACATCGGTCTGTCGGGCACCTCGCAGGGTCGCGCGAACTCGGTTGGCTCCATCGACCTGACCCAGGTCGGCGGTTCGCTCTTCGCTTCGGGCGCCTTCTACACCGTGGCTGATGCCGTGGCCGACCTCTTCGGTCAGCCCGCCCTCACCACCGGTTGGGCGATCCAGGGCCAGTTCCGTCACTACTGGACCCCCGGTCTGCGTTCGGCGATCTATGCCGGCTACCTCTCCTACGAGGTGCCCCGCAACATCGTTGCCGCTCAGGACTTCAACATGTGGCAGGTTGGTTTCAACACCATCTGGTCGCCGGTTAAGAACCTCGATATCGGCGCGGAAGTTCTGTACACCAAGGTTGACGGCTCCGTGCCGCTCAACAACTACGCGTCTGTCACCCCCACCGGCGGTCTGCAGGGCTCGCTGGTCGGCGGCTCCACCGACATCGTGTCGGGCGGCATCCGCGTGCAGCGCAACTTCTGA
- a CDS encoding DMT family transporter, translated as MERNAAGWGSGFFGVVIFSGSLPATRLAIVDFSPLFLTSARAVIAALIGGVFLAGLRQVRPAPRDLVSLAIVAMGVVIGFPLLTGLALQQITAAHSIVFIGLLPLATAIFGVVRAGERPKPAFWLFSCLGAATVAGFAMSRSADGSITGDLLMIAAVIVCGLGYAEGATLSRRLGGWQVISWALLLALPLMAAIALAVRPDHLTGIGLPAWLSLGYVSVFSMLIGFVFWYRGLALGGIAGVGQLQLMQPFLGLALSAVVLGETIAWPMLAASGIVVLCVAGARRFAGR; from the coding sequence ATGGAACGCAATGCAGCCGGCTGGGGCAGCGGTTTTTTCGGCGTGGTCATCTTCAGCGGCTCGCTGCCGGCGACACGCCTGGCCATCGTCGATTTCTCGCCGCTCTTCCTGACCTCCGCGCGGGCGGTGATCGCGGCGCTCATCGGGGGCGTGTTCCTCGCGGGCCTGCGTCAGGTAAGGCCGGCGCCCCGGGACCTCGTGTCTCTCGCCATTGTCGCCATGGGCGTGGTGATCGGGTTTCCGCTGCTCACCGGCCTTGCCCTTCAACAGATCACCGCAGCCCACTCCATCGTCTTCATCGGCCTTTTGCCGCTCGCGACCGCCATCTTCGGCGTGGTGCGCGCCGGAGAGCGCCCGAAGCCGGCCTTCTGGCTATTCTCATGCCTGGGCGCGGCGACCGTGGCGGGCTTCGCCATGTCGCGCAGCGCGGACGGGTCAATCACGGGCGACCTTCTCATGATCGCCGCCGTCATCGTATGCGGCCTTGGATATGCGGAGGGCGCCACGCTCTCGCGCCGACTCGGCGGCTGGCAGGTGATCTCATGGGCCTTGTTGCTGGCGCTGCCGCTGATGGCCGCCATCGCGCTGGCCGTCCGGCCCGACCATCTGACCGGAATCGGCCTGCCGGCCTGGCTGAGCCTTGGCTACGTCTCGGTGTTCAGCATGCTGATTGGATTCGTCTTCTGGTACCGCGGTCTTGCGCTTGGCGGAATCGCCGGTGTCGGCCAGCTGCAGCTGATGCAGCCGTTCCTCGGCCTCGCGCTCTCGGCGGTGGTCCTGGGAGAGACCATTGCATGGCCCATGCTGGCGGCCAGCGGCATCGTCGTTCTCTGCGTCGCCGGCGCCCGGCGCTTTGCGGGCCGATGA
- a CDS encoding PLP-dependent aminotransferase family protein, producing the protein MLEIRSRISAGILTPGGRLPSVRRFAAAMGASPSTVVEAYDRLEAEGIIRGRRGSGFYVTDAGLPPRTPTRMGIMEADAARTPEIDPFWVSKQSLDAEPSVLKPGCGWLPDDWMPVAALRRGLRTLARADGALLTEYGGTRGPLALRRLLLARFAEEGIGASLDQVMLTGSGTQAIDLVCRLVLQPGDAVLVDDPCYFNFQALLRAHPVRVVSVPMTPWGPEPEAFERVLEAETPRLYITNSALQNPTGATLSPQTAHRLLILAQTHGLTIVEDDIFADFEPAPSPRLAILDGLSRVIRIGSFSKTLSSAVRCGYIAARPEWIEALADLQIATSFGAVSPVAGELVAGILGGGGYRKHMDEVRHRLAYARIDVAGQLGRLGIVPWLMPRGGFYLWCRLPDGLDSASVAQRCRDEGVILAPGNVFSVAQAAGAFLRFNVAQMGDPRVLACLARAMG; encoded by the coding sequence ATGCTGGAGATTCGCTCGCGCATCAGCGCGGGCATCCTCACGCCGGGGGGGCGCCTGCCCTCCGTCAGGCGGTTCGCGGCGGCCATGGGCGCCTCCCCCTCGACGGTGGTGGAGGCCTACGATCGGCTGGAGGCGGAAGGCATCATCCGTGGCCGGCGCGGCTCCGGCTTCTATGTGACGGACGCCGGCCTGCCACCGCGGACCCCGACGCGTATGGGTATCATGGAGGCGGACGCGGCCCGCACGCCTGAAATCGATCCGTTCTGGGTGTCGAAACAATCGCTCGATGCCGAGCCATCGGTCCTCAAGCCAGGCTGCGGGTGGCTACCGGACGACTGGATGCCGGTCGCCGCGCTACGCAGGGGGCTGCGGACGCTTGCGCGCGCGGACGGCGCTCTGCTTACAGAATACGGCGGCACGCGGGGCCCGCTGGCGCTCCGCCGGCTGCTGCTGGCGCGGTTCGCGGAGGAGGGAATCGGTGCGAGCCTGGATCAGGTCATGCTGACCGGCTCGGGCACCCAGGCCATCGATCTCGTCTGCCGCCTGGTGCTCCAGCCGGGTGATGCGGTGCTGGTGGACGACCCCTGCTACTTCAATTTCCAGGCGCTGCTGCGGGCGCATCCCGTGCGCGTCGTCAGCGTGCCCATGACCCCCTGGGGACCCGAACCGGAGGCGTTCGAGCGGGTGCTGGAGGCAGAGACGCCCCGCCTCTACATCACCAACTCCGCGCTCCAGAATCCCACCGGCGCCACCCTCTCGCCCCAGACGGCGCATCGTCTTCTCATCCTTGCTCAGACGCACGGGCTCACCATCGTCGAGGACGATATCTTCGCCGATTTCGAGCCGGCCCCCTCCCCGCGCCTTGCCATCCTCGACGGACTCAGCCGGGTGATCCGCATCGGGAGCTTCTCGAAGACCCTCTCGTCGGCCGTCCGCTGCGGATACATCGCGGCGCGGCCGGAGTGGATCGAAGCCTTGGCCGACCTTCAGATCGCCACCAGCTTCGGCGCGGTCAGTCCGGTCGCTGGCGAACTTGTGGCCGGCATCCTCGGCGGAGGCGGCTATCGCAAGCATATGGATGAGGTGCGCCATCGCCTGGCCTACGCCCGGATCGATGTGGCCGGGCAACTGGGGCGGCTGGGCATTGTCCCGTGGCTGATGCCGCGCGGGGGGTTCTATTTGTGGTGCCGCCTGCCGGACGGGCTCGATTCTGCGAGCGTCGCGCAGCGCTGCCGGGACGAGGGCGTGATCCTCGCCCCCGGGAACGTCTTCAGCGTCGCCCAGGCCGCCGGCGCCTTCCTGCGCTTCAACGTGGCCCAGATGGGGGATCCGCGCGTCCTCGCATGCTTGGCCCGGGCCATGGGATGA